The DNA segment AGATCCAACTCTAGTAGTATACCAAAAACCAACTTattaaacttcttcacaaaattCTTGGGGACCCTCTACTCCATGCCTGGCTCACTActtgttcaaaatatttatgaGTGGCCCAGACTACCTGGAAACATAAAGCCAAATACCATGGTTGATCTCCCAAAGCCTTATGAAGTCACTTGGCCACACGACCATTAGCTTGTCGCCTATACCAGGTATATTTATAACTAGTAGCACCTAAATCAATTAGAGAACAGTCATCAATCATTTGGAGGAATTTTCCAACCCTCCCATAATGAAAAATTCCCACCCTTCACCTCTAATGGCGATACAATCTCATTGAAATCGCCCAATAGCAACCATGGTTGCAAAATACATCGACGAAGAGCTATCAAATAAGGCCAAAGATCATCATGATGAGTTAGATGAGGATTGGCGTAAATGGCAGTACAAACCCAACAAGAAGTTCCCTTCAAAATTTTCAACGTAACTGCCTGAGGAAAAGTATCCAATACTTCAACTTGAAACAATTTACTCTTCTCAACCAAAACCCAAATGCCTCTTGCATGGCCTTGAGCTTCAATAATTTCGCCAGCTTCATAGCCCAAAGAAGTCCAAAAGGGCTCAGTTACATGAAAAGGACAATGAGTTTTCCACTAAAATGAAAATACCAGGACTACAGAGACAAGCCTATTCCTTAGCTCTATGTCTACCTTTAGCGTTAATCGCTCCACGGATATTTCATGCCAAAATGTAAACACTATCATAAAAGAACAAGTGTTTAAGAGTAAAGGGTCCAAGGACCCTAATTAATCCATCACAGTGATCTCTTAGCAGGAGGTATTCCCATCATTGCCTGAAGTGTTATCCTCCTTTGTGGGCATTGTTCCTTGATGAGGTTCATTATTACCCAAAACTTCCATGTCCTTTATGACTTCAATATCATCCTAGATGGACTGTCTGTGGTCCACAAACTAACGTGGCAAGTGACTTGGCATTACAATATACACGTAAGTCTTTCTTGTCAGTTCTAATACAAGAACACAAACACTACTCGCATAGTAGCCAGATTGTTAGGCCGATAAGTTGTTGATATATTTGAACTTTAATGATAATTAtccattttttcaaattacaggTACTTAGTTTATCTAGTAATTATAGGACTGTTACGCTACTGTAACAATCCCAACAATCAAGGACTCATGACCCCCATCCAATGTTATAAATATCAAGTTTTACCTTCACTTTTCATTTCATTCTCAACTCACTCACATACTTACTTGAGCGTTAGAGTTCCTTTTGCAAGTATTCCTTTCTCGTTCCTCGGGTGGAGGATACATGCAAATTCGACCTAGGAGATCATGGAGCCCAACTTAACTACAGCTAACCCTGACTttagtttgctccaaattttgATAACTACACTAAATAAGGCTATATTGATTCCCTTGGACATGTACCATACCATGTGTAGTCTTCCCTATTGGTCCCATGTCATGTATGACTACCTCTGTGTGAGAGTTTTTCTGAGGAAAAACCTTGGAGATACTAGACGAAGCTGGAAAATTTTTCATTGAGACTGATACTAGTTTCTGCATAGGCTTGTTGGTTTACTTGAATTTATTAGTCTCAGCTAGTCGGTCTTGATCTAGTCAAAGTTTATTTAATCCAAGAAGCTTATTGCTCTACTTGAATCTAATATTCTCGACTGGTCAATCTCGATCTAATCAGTTTATTTAGTCCTAGAAGCCTATTGTTCTACGTATATCTAATATTTTTGGCTAGTCACTCTTGATCTAGTCGGAGAGTTAAAGTATCCTGTAAAAGAAAGAACCATTTATATAGAGAAATATAGACTATCCATTATAGTATGGGAGGATAGTATAATGTGATAATATCATAGTAATGGAGTTAGATCGAGCTATACAAATTGCTTTATCTTTTGCTAGTCTCACCCCTGTCCCATTCGACTTGTGTCCATCTTGTGTCATTGAAGACTCATGCAGATGCACATTTTCCAAAGGGAAGAGCATGTATTCATGCCATAACAATTGCATAGACCATGATGTAATTGTAAGATAATATCTATTTATGCGTCTTTTGGTTTTTAGAATCTAGGTGGTACCTTGGCTTAGTGTTGGAGATGTATGAACCTTTGGCTGTTATGATGACTTTGACAATGCTCCAATGAGTCCATATCTTCTTCGTATTTCACTAATGCTAGTGGGCTAGATGCCTTTGTTGGAACAAAGAAACTCTTCACACACACTCACACTATGCACTCACTCACTCTATGTTAGAGAAtaagagaagataaaagaattgaTTGAGAAAATAGAGGGAACTTAGAATTCTGAATAAAACTTCTGCACTCTCATATTTCTCATTCATGATTACTACTATTTTATACACACTGCACATGTAGTTATAACTACCTTCATAGTTGTCAAATTAACTAACTCCTAACTCTTAACTAACTAACTGAATTACAACATACATCAACATCCATCCTTAATTCAGATTTGTCAAGGATGTCACTCCTAACTTGTCTCTCAATTCCTTGAACTTGATAGATTTCAATGGCTTAGTTAGTATGTCTGCAACTTGATCTTCAGACCTACAAAACTCCAATTCAAGCTTCTCCTTACTCACTTGATCACGTAGGAAATGAAACTTGGTTTCAATATGTTTACTCCTGCCATGTGCCACAGGATGCTTAGCTAAATCAATTGCTGATTTGTTATCCATCAACAATCTCATATGACTGCAATTTCTCAAGTTTAGTTCTTCCATTAAAGCTTCCAACCATAGAGCTTGACAGGCTGCCATAGCAGCAGCAATATATTCTGCTTCACATATTGACAAAGCAACTACACTTTGCTTCTTTGAGCACCAAGAGATTGGTGATGttccaaatttgaaaacataACCAGTAGTGCTTTTCCTATCATCCTTATCACCACACCAATCTGAATCACTATAACCAAACACTTCTCCTTCTATATTCTTCTGACTGTAAGGATATAAAATGTCAAGATCCAATGTTCCTTTCACATACCTCAGAATCCTCTTTGCTGCCAAGAAGTGAGGTGTCTTTGGTTTCTCCATAAACCTACTTATCAACCCAACACAATAGGCAATATCAGGTCTGGTGTTACATAGGTACCTCAATGAGCCTACAATTTGCTTGTACAAGGTAGGATCAACTTCTTTCTCATCCCCATCTATTTGCAACTTAATTCCAGTTTCAGTTGGTGTGATAACAGAATTGCAATCCATCATATTGAACCTCTTTAAGATGTCTTCTGCATACttcttttgatgcatgaaaatccCTTTACTGGTAGAAACAAATTCAATACCCAGGAAGTATGATAGTTCACCAAGATCAGACATCTCAAATTCTTCCATTATTCTTCCTTTGAACACTCTTATATCTTCTTTACTACTGCCAGTCACTAGCAAATCATCTACATAGAGACATATTATCAAAAACTCACCAGAATTTGTGTTTCTAACATAAACTTCATGCTCAGTAGTGCACTTGGTGAAATTCTGCTGGACTAGGAAGCTATCAATTTTCATATTCCAGGCTCTAGGAGCCTGCTTAAGGCCATATAATGCCTTATTCAACTTGTAGACTTTATCTTCTTGTCCTGCAACTACATAACCAGGTGGTTGAGTTATGTAGACTTCTTCTTCTAGTGGCCCATTCAAAAATGCTGACTTCATATCCAGTTGATATAGAGACCAGTTTCTATTGCAAGCAGCTGCCACAATGAGCCTAACAGTTTCAAgtcttgcaactggagcaaaAACCTCATTGTAATCCAAGCCATGTTTTTGCAGAAATCCCCTTGCTACTAATCTTGCCTTATACTTGGACACATCTCCATTAGGCTTTACTTTAGTCTTATAGACCCACTTCACATCAATTGGTCTTTTTCCTTGAGGCAAATGGACTAAATCTTAGGTCTGATTCTTCTCAATTGATCTCAATTCTTCTTCCATAGCTGCTCTCCAATGTGAACTTTGTGAGGCTTCATCATGACTCATTGGTTCTGATTCAACAAGTAGAGCAAAGTGCACAAAATCCCCTTCTACAATGATTGTTGTATCAGGATACAATTCATAATCTCTAAGTGTTTGTGGTACTTGTCTCTCTCTTTGTGACCTTCTGAGTTGCTCTCGACATGATGGTACATCCTCTTCACTTTGTTTGTCTACAAGGTTCACAATCACCTTTCTTTCACCATTGTCAACAACATTTATTTCCCAATTCCAACCCTTTGTTTCATCTATCAAGACATCTCTACTAATCACAACCTTCCTCATTCTAGGATCATACAGCTTGTAGGCACCAGTTGGATGATATCCAATGAGTATCATTGGTTCAGCCTTGTCATCAAGTTTCTTTCTGTTCTGCTCAGGCACATGCCTAAAACACAGTGAACCAAATATTCTGAAATGACTCATACTAGGCTTCTTTTCTGACCATGCTTCTTCAGGTGTGTATCCCTGCAATCTCTTAGTGAAACACCTGTTCAGAATATACACAGCAGTAAAAGTTGTCTTTCCCCATAAATAATGAGGCATTCCCTTTCCTTTCATCATGCTCCTAGCCATGTTCAAAATGGTTTTGTTTCTTCTCTCAACAACACCATTATGTTGAGGTGTATAGGGAGATGTCACTTCATGAATTATCCCCTCTTCATCACAAAATACTTGAAATTCATGTGAGTTATACTCACCACCTCCATCTGTTCTAAACACTTTGATTACCTTATCACTTTGCTTTTCACTCAACAACTTAAACttcttaaaaatgttaaacacTTCACTTTTCTGCTTAATGAAATAGATCCACATTTTTCTAGTAAATTCATCAATGAATGACACAAAGTAATTGTTACCTCCTAGGGATTTTACTTCAAGAGGACCACACACATCAGAATAGATCACTTCAAGCTTTCTTTTGGATTTGATTGGAATTTCTGACTTGAAAGAATTCCTTGGTTGCTTTGACACACAACACTCAACACATAATTGTTTTGGTATCTCAATTTGGGAAAGACCATGAACCATTTTCTTACTTTTCAATTCACTTAAACTCCTGAAATTTAGATGACCAAACCTATGATGCCACATCCAGCTTTCATCACTTATAGAAGCAGCCAAGCATTGAAATTCTGCAATCTGAATTCCAATCTTGAATGTTCTGTTTCTTGACAAAGAAGCCTTTAGGATCAGCCTCCTCTTGCTATCAAATATCTTCATTTGATTGTCCTCCATTTGCATTTAGTAGCCCTTTTCTAGCAACTGTCCCAAACTCAGCAAATTATTCTTCATATTGGGAACATATAGCACATCATTGATAAATGAGTGTTGTCCATCCTTCCTCTGAATCATCACCTTTCCAATGCCTTCTGTAGTTACAGAGCTGTTATCTGCAAACTTGATCTTGCTCTTCACCTTATCATCAATGTTTACAAACCACTCTCTATGTCCAGTCATGTGATTGGAACAGCCTGTGTCAAGATACCACAAATTAACATTGTCTTCTTCTGAGTTTGTTGTTGCCATTAGTAACACTTTATCAGAGTCAAAATCCTCATCTTGTGTCAATTGAGCCTCATCTGCATTTCTTGGAACCCTTTTATTTCTGCATTCATCTGCAAAATGTCCCCATTTTTTTATAGCTATAACACTGAATCcctttcttgttgaatttcttcttACCCACTTTGTGATTCCCTCCACCTTTCTTGTCTGTTTCTTCATTCTGGTTATGATTTTCAGAACTGCTGGAGCCCTCACTTGACCCCTTCCACTTATTGTTCTTCCActttccctttcccttcttATTCTTGCCACCATCATAGTTGTTCCCTTTGGTTGTTTGGGCTTGCATAGCTTGCTCAACTGATCTTTGTGAATTTCTTTCATTGAGCCTCATCTCTTGAGCTTCAAGAATTCCTTGcagttcttcaatcttcatcTCTTCAAGATTCTGGCCTTGCTCAATTGCCACCACTATATGATCAAATCTTAGTGTCAAGGTTCTTAATACCTTGTTAATGATCCCCAAGTCTGATTGCTTGTCACCATAAGCattaatttgatttgtaattGCCAAGATTCGAGAAAAGAACTCACCAATGCTTTCTTGATCACTCATCTGTAGAAGTTCATACTGCCTTCTCAAGGTCTGCAACttcaccttcttgagtttgctatcCCCTGCATAGGATTTCTCTAGAGTATCCCATGCCTTCTTTGCAGTATCAGCAGatctaattttttgaaaattatctgCATCTACACACTGATGAATAATGAACAACGCCTTTGCATCTTTTTTCATCAAATCACGGTGAGTCACCTTCTGTGCATCAGTTGGGTTCCTGTCAAGTTCTTGAACCCCTTCTTGCACCACTTCTGTCACATCTTGAAATCGAAAGATTACGTTCATCTGAGCACACCAATCATCATAGTTCTTGCCTTTGAGAACAGGCATGGATGCTGAAAAATTTCCATTCGAGGAAGCCATCTCAATTTCAGTATCCAAGGATCTTGAACCTCTGCTCTGAATACCAGTTGTTGGAACAAAGAAGCTCTTCACACACACTCACACTATGCACTCACTCACTTTATGTTAGAgaataagagaagatgaatgaattgattgagaAAATAGAGGGAACTTAGAATTCTTAATAAAACTTTTGCACTCTCATATTTCTCATTCATGATTACTACTATTTTATACACACTGCACATGTAGTTATAACTACCTTCATAGCTGTCAAATTAACTAACTCCTAActcctaactaactaactgaatTACAACATACATCAACAGCCTTTGCTCTGTTACGGCTTCGCAACTATGGAAACTATTTTGGCGTTTCAATACATGTGTGCTTTAAACACCTGTTATCATATAAAAGGTTGTCCAAATACCAGAAATTGGTATGTCGTTCTTCATATAACACCAATATAAAGTCATCAAAATAGTCTAAGTTAATTGGTGAGTGTAGACATATTACTTAGTAATACTCACGAGCCATTGAAGGCAAAAGCTAATGACATTAGGCATGTAATTCTTAACATGCCCTACAATAATGCATATCAAAATGAAAAGCTTGACATGGGTGTCTCTTATATCAAAGGAAAATCAACGGCATGTTCTCAATATATGCGGGATGGCATCAATGGTACATATAACATGCTCATcaaattgaattatatataatagtaataatttttttcttatatatgacAAGCCAAATCCTCAACATGTGAGTGTTTAAATGACAAGTTAACTATGCCCCATACAAGTTGTAATGTTGCTCATGGCATGTTCACATGGCAAAATCAGTTCCAAATATAGGTGTGCCAGGTAAACTGCCTTACCTCcaaacatttatatataatgGCATAAAATGATGTGGTAACATGGTGATATAATATGACATGATATAATATCTATTCATGCTCAAGATGACATTTAAAACTCATGCACACTCTTGTAAAAAACTGTTAAGGGTTGTGCCTTTTGTATGAAGGTATTTATTTACTCTAGGATTTATGCTTTTAGCAATATAGCATGCACACGTTAAGCTTCATGTGTCCTTATGTCATGCACACGTTAACTTTTTCCAAGTCAattctaattttcattttagcaCATACTCCCTCCGGTTTCgattataagcaaaaaaaaacaattacttcacacttattaaaaaaaatagttaactttattaaattgtattatttccaattaaaaataaatattttctctaaATTATCCTTCATTCGAACTTAAtatcaatcataaaaaaaatctttggccTTATTAAGTGAAGGGTATTTTGAAGATAGAGTCATTTAAACAAGGCATAGGTAATTGAGATTTGTTGTAAACAAAAAGTACTTGagatttgcttatatttgagACCAAAAAATGAGAAACTTTTGTTGCTTATGTTCAAGACCGGAGGCAGTATATGGTAATACTTAGGAGGCAATTAAGTTCAAATAAAAGATTAGATAAAATATTGTGCCATGGCACAAAGAGGAATAACATGGCATCTTTAGTGTGAACACTTTAGCATGGATGATCTAAAGGTTGCTACAAAAAGAAAAGGTGCAATACCTTTAAACCGTAGTATTTGTAAGTTTTAGTATGCTATAATACCTTATGATGGCCTCGTGATGTGTCCAGAGAtggaacaaaaattaaatttatggtgTGAATTGTTGCAAGAGCATTACCTCTTTCATACCCTATATGTAAAACAAATTGTTTGGAAAGTAGTGGTGCCTAATACCATTGTCGGTTGGTTTCTCCAAGAGTGAACAAGATCTAGGCTTGTTGCTTTGTGCATTCCTATTTTAATGCATCATCATAATATTTCACAAAAACATATCCAGATCGTGCTTTACACTGATGATGATTTTGGATTAATTAACAACTACGAAAGTGTTGATTAAATCTCCACAAACTCCTTGAATTGAGTTTTTCTTGTATTGTTTGGAAATTAGATTGGTTTGGTCGGGTAAAGTTTTATTGGGTCCTACTGTGGGCGCAAAATGTCCCCACCAAATTTGGTAGAACCTCCTCATGGGTTGTTCCTCCGTGAGCTCCTCCACGAATGGTGGTGGGATGTACCTATGAAGACACTCCAACTATAACAACCTTGATTGGTGACATATTGACAACTCACAACCTACGATACTTCATACAGTGACACTTTATTCAACTTCCTTGTTGGTCAGAATCCTCTATAGGTAGCCCTTACCAAGACCTCGATAGTCTATTTCGATTGTTTTTAGGATCAATGACTCCCCTCACAAATCAACACAAGACTTTTCAATGTGTTTTGTCCTCCCTCACAAAATTTTCTAGAAACTTCCTAAAAGATCACTCATCTCATAACTACTCCAAACCAAACACGCTTAGTTATGGAATTCTTAAGTGATGAGCTACCAAAAAGTATATGCATCTTGTTGGTTTATTTAGTACCAATTAATCCATTTAAGTCATCCTTAATTCTATAATCTCATACCATGTAACACCCTGGATGAATCACATCAGAATGAGAAGGATCTAAAGGTTGTGTAGGCATGACATACAAGAATTAATTGGTATTGCCTATACCAAAAAGATGCATATACTTATCAGTAATCCAtcacttaaaatttttatagtTAAGCATGCTTGGCTTGGAGTAGTTATGAGATAAGTGACCTTCTGGGAAGTTTTTTGGGAAGCGTGTGAGTGAGGACAAAACACGATGAAAAGTTTCATGTTAGTTTGTAGAAATAATCATTGATCCTGAAAGCAGTCGATATAGATTGTCGAGATCTCGAAAAAGGCTACCTATGGAGGGTTTTGAGTGGTGGATGGTTCTGACCAACAAGGAAGTTGGGTGAGTATTACCAATGAAGTGGTGTAGAGTGTCAGTCGTTAAGACGTCATCAATTAGGGACTTTACAAATGGTACTAAAGTAAACCTCTCTCCTAATATGATGTGGTTCAAGGATGACCTAGGCAAAAGTTGGTGGGCATGTAGCACCCTAAACAAATCACATCGGAATAAGAGGGATCCAAAGGTTGTGTAGGTATGAGACTGTACAATTAAGGATGACTTAAAAGAATCAATTGGCATGATCTATACCAATAATATGCATTTACTTTTCGGTAGCCCATCAGTTAAGAACTCCACAATTAAGTGTGTTTGGCTTGGAGTAGTTATGGGAAGAGTGACCTTTTGGAAAGTTTCCC comes from the Glycine soja cultivar W05 chromosome 6, ASM419377v2, whole genome shotgun sequence genome and includes:
- the LOC114415953 gene encoding uncharacterized protein LOC114415953; its protein translation is MASSNGNFSASMPVLKGKNYDDWCAQMNVIFRFQDVTEVVQEGVQELDRNPTDAQKVTHRDLMKKDAKALFIIHQCVDADNFQKIRSADTAKKAWDTLEKSYAGDSKLKKVKLQTLRRQYELLQMSDQESIGEFFSRILAITNQINAYGDKQSDLGIINKVLRTLTLRFDHIVVAIEQGQNLEEMKIEELQGILEAQEMRLNERNSQRSVEQAMQAQTTKGNNYDGGKNKKGKGKWKNNKWKGSSEGSSSSENHNQNEETDKKGGGNHKVDECRNKRVPRNADEAQLTQDEDFDSDKVLLMATTNSEEDNVNLWYLDTGCSNHMTGHREWFVNIDDKVKSKIKFADNSSVTTEGIGKVMIQRKDGQHSFINDVLYVPNMKNNLLSLGQLLEKGY